A genomic window from Nicotiana sylvestris chromosome 11, ASM39365v2, whole genome shotgun sequence includes:
- the LOC138880922 gene encoding uncharacterized protein — MIGEKALLNVSPMKGVMRFGKKGKLNPQFIGPFELLRRIRDVAYKLALPHSLSSVHPVFHVSMLQRYIGIPSHVLDFITVQLDGDLTYDIKLAAILERQVQKLRSKDIALVKVQCRGRPM; from the coding sequence atgattGGTGAGAAGGCTCTATTGaatgtttcacccatgaagggtgttatgagatttgggaagaaagggaaattgaatcctcagttcattgggccttttgagttgcttcggaggattagggatgtggcttataagcttgctttgccacaCAGCTTatcaagtgtgcatccggtatttcatgtttctatgctccagaggtATATTGGGattccatctcatgttttggatttcatcacggttcagttggatggtgatttgacttatgatataaagctagcagctattttggagcgtcaggttcaaaagttgagatcaaaggatatagctttagtgaaagtgcagtgtaGAGGTCGACCCATGTAG